The sequence below is a genomic window from Streptomyces sp. NBC_00582.
CGTCGAAGAGATCGTGACCCTCATGGGTTCCCGGCCGCAGACGGCCCAGCGTTCCCGGAAGCCGCGTGCCGGGGCTCTGGTCTCCCCGGCGTTGTCCGAGCTCGCCACCCGGCTCTCGGACCGCTTCGAGACCCGGGTGAAGGTCGACCTGGGGCAGAAGAAGGGCAAGATCACCGTCGAGTTCGCCTCCGTCGATGACCTGGAGCGGATCCTCGGCACCTTGGCCCCCGGCGAGGGGTTCGCCCTGCAGAAGGGGCTCGGCGAGGAGGACGACTCCGAGGAAGCGGACGACTGAGCCACAGGTCGGCCCTGCGACGGTCTGAGCGAGCCGTGTCCGGTGTGTCCGGGACACGGCTCGCTCTTTGCGTTCAGTCGGTATCGACGGGAATCGCAACGTGGATACGATGCGAGGGGATAGGGCGCATCCACCAGGCAGCACCTCGACGTGGGAGGCGGGGGCCATGCGAACGATGAGCCGGACGGGACTGGTGAGCGCGGGGCTGGGACTGGGCGCGGTCGGCGGCTTCGTCGGCAGTCTGCTCAGGGAACGCAGCGCTCTGACAGCCGCTCGCGACGCTGCGGGCGAAGGAAGCGAGGAACAGCCTTCATGGGGCGTCGGCTTGTACCGCTCACGCTGGACAACCTTCAGGACCTTCCCAAGCGCTGCCGCTCGTGTGTCTTCTGGGAACTCGACCCCGTCAGGGGTGCGGCCGCGCTGAAGGCGGGAACGGCTGCGCTGGAGAAGGAGTCCTGGATCTCCGCCGTCCTGCTGGACTGGGGATCCTGCGGCCGGGTGGTGTACGTCGACGATCGTCCCGTGGGATTCGTCCTCTACGCACCGCCCGCCTATGTGCCCCGCTCGACGGCGTTTCCCACGAGTCCCGCGGCACCGGACGCCGTGCAGCTGATGACCTCGTTCATCATGCCGGGGTACCAGGGGCAGGGGCTCGGCCGGGTGATGGTGCAGACCGTCGCGAAGGATCTGCTGAGGCGCGGCTTCAAAGCGATCGAGGCGTTCGGCGACGCGCGGTGGAAGGAACCGGGCTGTCTGCTCCCCGCCGATCATCTACTGGCCGTGGGCTTCAAGACGGTACGACCGCATCCCCGCCACCCGCGGCTGCGACTGGAGCTGCGGACCACGCTCTCCTGGAAGGAAGACGTGGAGATGGCCCTGGACCGGTTGCTGGGGGCCGTACAGAAGGAGCCGGCGCTGCGACCGCTGTAGGCATGACGAAGGGGCCGGTCCTCGCGGACCGGCCCCACGTCTGTTCCACGTTGCTGTTTCACGCACTGTTTCACGTGAAACGGTGCGTCACTCGGAGATGAAGGTCTCCAGGTCGCGGACGAGCGCGGCCTTCGGCTTGGCGCCGACGATGGTCTTGGCGACCTCGCCGTCCTGGTAGACGTTCAGCGTCGGGATCGACATGACGCCGTACTTCGCCGCCGT
It includes:
- a CDS encoding GNAT family N-acetyltransferase; this encodes MGRRLVPLTLDNLQDLPKRCRSCVFWELDPVRGAAALKAGTAALEKESWISAVLLDWGSCGRVVYVDDRPVGFVLYAPPAYVPRSTAFPTSPAAPDAVQLMTSFIMPGYQGQGLGRVMVQTVAKDLLRRGFKAIEAFGDARWKEPGCLLPADHLLAVGFKTVRPHPRHPRLRLELRTTLSWKEDVEMALDRLLGAVQKEPALRPL